Proteins encoded in a region of the Suncus etruscus isolate mSunEtr1 chromosome 1, mSunEtr1.pri.cur, whole genome shotgun sequence genome:
- the TMEM140 gene encoding transmembrane protein 140: protein MTTFGVRRRQLLLFMGILKLSVLVIFLLFYALLWQAGNLTDLPNLKIGFYNFCLWNEVSGSLHCFQSPELETLGVSRVGLGLARLGVYGALVLALFAPLPLLLAWCNRNKGEWQLAKGFLATATVLLASGVGLLLCCMWRWVQLSLLGPGFLALGLAQALLILLLMATATIPWAEKTHGRLESC, encoded by the coding sequence GGTCCGGCGCCGCCAGCTCCTGCTGTTCATGGGTATCCTGAAGCTGTCTGTATTGGTCATCTTCTTGCTCTTCTACGCTCTGCTCTGGCAGGCAGGGAACCTCACGGACCTGCCCAATCTGAAAATCGGCTTCTACAACTTCTGCCTGTGGAATGAGGTCTCAGGCTCTCTCCATTGCTTCCAGTCCCCCGAGCTGGAGACCCTGGGCGTGTCCAGAGTGGGTCTGGGCCTGGCCCGGCTGGGCGTCTACGGAGCCTTGGTACTCGCTCTTTTTGCTCCCTTGCCTCTCCTGCTGGCCTGGTGCAACCGGAACAAGGGAGAGTGGCAGCTGGCCAAGGGCTTCCTGGCCACCGCGACAGTGCTTCTGGCCAGTGGCGTGGGCCTCCTCCTCTGCTGCATGTGGCGCTGGGTGCAGCTGTCCCTGCTGGGACCCGGCTTCCTGGCGCTGGGCCTTGCCCAGGCTTTACTCATCCTATTGCTGATGGCCACTGCCACCATCCCTTGGGCAGAGAAAACCCACGGCCGGCTGGAGAGCTGCTAA
- the CYREN gene encoding cell cycle regulator of non-homologous end joining: MEASKSGTKKRVLPPWMTAQEIPRVVKTPKKRKAATSASAMSHPTLRTVYCMNEAELVDEALKILLEARQQEVPTGQLCLEEADKPELSPFFSESASSGSESEDKDPRKDPLCSGRGDLPSGMPEDSESSCNRSTEDDALKYVREIFFS, encoded by the exons ATGGAAGCTTCTAAATCTGGGACTAAAAAGAGGGTCCTTCCTCCCTGGATGACAGCTCAAGAGATCCCCAGGGTGGTGAAGACCCCCAAGAAGAGAAAGGCAGCGACATCAGCCTCTGCAATGAG CCACCCGACCCTAAGGACCGTCTACTGCATGAATGAAGCCGAGCTGGTTGATGAGGCTCTGAAGATCCTGCTTGAG GCCCGACAACAGGAAGTACCCACTGGTCAGCTGTGCTTGGAAGAGGCTGATAAGCCTGAACTCTCCCCCTTCTTCTCAGAATCAGCCTCGTCTGGAAGTGAAAGTGAGGACAAGGACCCTAGGAAGGATCCCTTATGTTCAGGCCGTGGTGACCTCCCTTCTGGGATGCCTGAGGATTCTGAGTCCTCCTGCAATAGAAGTACTGAGGATGACGCTTTAAAATATGTCAGGGAAATATTTTTCAGCTGA